The proteins below come from a single Jaculus jaculus isolate mJacJac1 chromosome X, mJacJac1.mat.Y.cur, whole genome shotgun sequence genomic window:
- the LOC101605009 gene encoding titin-like isoform X2: MESGITAPSGHPKKYRKSPRVAVDSVNEGTSFVQETESGQLNIMASSEVPHKQTSSSPHADKGNKNCDGTSQKKPEKKRQPGPLQLPSENEGALYSKAYPVHSAAVTPPPEIPVHISRGRGKRRRQGPPLMPSENEGVLYSEIYPVHSAVATPPPEMPGHISRGRGKRRHQDPTLMPSENEGAVHSETSQEKTAIVSLPSEMPRHISNDRGKRRHTATPLVPSENEGAVLSDQSQENTAFIFSPPKIPGHISRGRGKKIDPTPPLVPSENGGAMRNKICQENPVFIFSPPKIPRNISRDKAKKTDQAPQQVPSEKEGAVGSETYPVHSEVAPPPPEVPGHISRGRGKRRCPAPPQMPSENEGTMRSETYPVHSAVSPPPPERPGHISRGRGKRRQPAPPLVPSENEGTMCSETSQENTSLAFPPPEMTRHISRGRGKRRRSAPPLVPSENEGAGQSETSHKNTAFVGSPPEMPRHISRGRGKRRCPAPPLLPSENEGTMHSETAQENTAFTFSPTEIPRHISRGRGRRRRPAPLLVPSDNESAVLSEQSQENMAFVSPAPEMTRHISRGRGKRRCQAPPMMPSENEGAMHSETYPVHSAVAPPPPGNPGHISRGRGKRRCPAPPLVPSENKGTMHSETAQENTAFVFSPPEIPRHISRGRGRRRHSAPLLVPSDNESAVISEQSQEDMGFVLPPPEMPKHISRGRGKRRRQAPPLEPSENERAVLSEQSQENMTSVFPPPEMPSHNSRGRGKRRRQAPPLVPSENESAVLIEQSQENKAFVFSPPEMPRHISRGRGKRRCPAPLLVPSENEGAMHSETYPVHSAVAPPPPGIPGHISRGRGKRRCPAPPLVPSENEGTMRSETDQENTAFAFSPPEIPRHISRGRGRRRRPAPPLVPSDNESAVLSEQSQENMTFVLPPPERQRHISRGRGKRRRPAPPLMPSANEGAVLSEQSQENTAFVFPPPEMPRHISRGRGRRRRPAPPLVPSDNESAVLSEQSQENMTFVLPPPERQRHISRGRGKRRCPAPPLVPSENEGTMRSETDQENTAFAFSPPEIPRHISRGRGRRRRPAPPLVPSDNESAVLSEQSQENMTFVLPPPERQRHISRGRGKRRCPAPPLVPSENEGTMRSETDQENTAFAFSPPEIPRHISRGRGRRRRPAPPLVPSDNESAVLSEQSQENMTFVFPPPEMPRHISRGRGKRTHSAPPLVPSVNEGAVLSEQSQENTAFVFPPPEMPRHISRGRGKRTCPAPPLVPSEKAGAVLSEQSQENTAFVFPSPEMPRHISRGRGKRRCSAPPLVPSENEGVVSSEMYLVQSIVAPPPPEMPRHTSRGRGKRTHSAPPLVPSANEGAVFSKKSQENTAFVFPPPEMPTHISRGRGKRTRPAPPLVPSENEGVVSSETYPVISIVATPPPEMPGHTSRGRGKRRHSAPPLVPSENEGAGLSEQSQENTAFVFPPPEMPTHISRGRGKRRRPAQPLVPSENEGAGLSEQSQENTAIVFPPPEMPMYISRGRGKRRRSSPPLVPSENEGAVLSELSQENTAFVFPPPEMPRHISRDRGKKRCRTPPLLPSENEHKMGTETAQENIAFVVPPPEMPRHISGGRGKRRHSAPPLVPSENEGAVLSEQSQENIAFVFPSPEMPRHISRGRGKKRRPTPPLVPSENEHTMRSEMAQENIAFVVPPPKMLRHISRGRGKRRHQAPPMVPSENEGAILNEQSQEDMDFVFPPPEMPRHISRGRGKRRRSAPPLVPSENEGAVLSEQSQEDMGFVFPPPEMPRHISRGRGKRRRSAPPLVPSANEGAVFSKKSQENTAFVFPPPEMPRHISRGRGKRTCPAPPLVPSEKAGAVLSEQSQENTAFVFPSPEMPRHISRGRGKRRCSAPPLVPSEIESSVLSEQSQENMGFVLLPPEMPRHIPRGRGKKRCSPPPQMPSENEGAVLSEMYPLHSTIASPPPEMPGHISRGRGKRRRPASPLMPSENEGTMRSETYPPHSAVAPPPPEMPGHISRGRGKRRRQAPPLVPSENEGTMHSEMYPVHSTVAPPPPEMPGHISRGRGKRRRPVPALMPSENEGAMRSETYPLYSAVVPPPPEMPGHISRGRGKRRRPVPALMPSENEGAIHSETYPVHSAVAPPPPEMPRHISRGRGKRRHTAPPLVPSENEGTVHSETYPVHSAVAPPPPEMPRHISRGRGKRRHPAPPLVPSENEGAVLSEHSQENTAFVFPLPEMPRHISRGRGRRKCAVPPLVPSENEGPVCSETYLVQSAVAPPPSEIPGHIFRGRGKRRRPALPLLPSENEGSVYSGTFQENMAFVFPPPEMPTHISRGRGKRRGSAPPLVPSEHEGAVHSETCQENMALVFPPPEMTMHISRGRGKRRYSAPPLVPSENEGAMCSETSQENTAFVFPSPEMPRPMSRGRGRRRLPSPPLVPSENEGTLHREMFQAHTGIAPPSPKMQANDPSSICVSAGDFTSSPAADIKLRKKKWGVSNTSSLSVPVSRDEIRDEYEDHAPSEQQSLMVPFPKVLIKQSQCSSLELQASGDHGNATSSSNMEEPGPSTSKAALVGESSSYIPPVLGMKQSLHISKINRKRQNISEKGSRGKHKSQVCSKGTNTKEPRRSVRNRQANKVPAMASSKQPCPIESGTLVWFKFQDHPFWPAVVKYVHKTNKTARVLLIDRNLKFVHRGILVPLRRLKHLECKEKETLLRRASKAYQQGISWCFSLIDHYREIRAHKSYKGSFMDYYTSRVSLRMRKAVQEGELQIDFPMVCYEDLEDWEEEETSLGRKGPYKKLLPDRMRAARDRANQKLVDFIVKSKGADQHLLDIMQGKKDSKWLTSLLSLKKSSLCTETYLEEEDQLYTVGKHLQEIFKKTDGKLLAQAGGDKVKFTMQVLLPEAIIYSIAILDELDYEAAEEKFLRGPPVHHREKDLFDKKILKDAKKKRSEVKSHS, translated from the exons ATGGAGTCAGGGATCACCGCTCCATCAGGCCAtccaaagaaatacagaaaatccCCAAGGGTGGCAGTAGACAGTGTGAATGAGGGAACATCCTTTGTTCAGGAAACAGAAAGTGGGCAACTAAATATCATGGCATCTTCAGAAGTCCCGCACAAACAAACAAGCTCAAGCCCTCACGCAGACAAGGGGAATAAAAACTGTGATGGAACATCCCAGAAGAAACCGGAGAAGAAAAGACAACCAGGCCCTCTCCAGCTGCCATCAGAGAATGAAGGTGCGCTGTACAGTAAGGCATACCCTGTACACTCAGCAGCTGTCACACCTCCACCTGAAATACCAGTGCACATCTCCAGaggtagagggaagaggagaCGCCAAGGCCCTCCACTGATGCCATCAGAAAATGAAGGTGTACTGTACAGTGAGATATACCCTGTACACTCAGCAGTTGCCACACCTCCACCTGAAATGCCAGGGCACATCTCCAGaggtagagggaagaggagacaCCAAGACCCTACACTGATGCCATCAGAGAATGAAGGTGCAGTACACAGTGAGACGTCCCAAGAGAAGACAGCAATTGTCTCCCTTCCATCTGAAATGCCAAGACACATCTCCAATGATAGAGGGAAGAGGAGACACACAGCCACTCCACTGGTACCATCAGAGAATGAAGGTGCAGTGCTCAGTGACCAATCCCAGGAGAACACAGCATTTATCTTTTCTCCACCGAAAATACCAGGGCACATCTCCAGGGGTAGAGGGAAGAAGATAGACCCCACCCCTCCACTGGTGCCATCAGAGAATGGAGGTGCAATGCGCAACAAAATATGTCAGGAGAACCCAGTATTTATCTTTTCTCCACCTAAAATACCAAGAAACATCTCCAGAGATAAGGCTAAGAAGACAGACCAAGCGCCTCAACAGGTGCCTTCAGAGAAGGAAGGTGCAGTGGGCAGTGAGACGTACCCTGTACATTCAGAAGTTGCCCCTCCTCCACCTGAAGTGCCAGGGCACATCTCCAGaggtagagggaagaggagatgcCCAGCCCCTCCACAGATGCCATCAGAGAATGAAGGTACAATGCGCAGTGAGACGTACCCTGTACATTCAGCAGTTTCCCCTCCTCCACCTGAAAGGCCAGGGCACATCTCCAGaggtagagggaagaggagacaACCAGCCCCTCCACTGGTGCCATCAGAGAATGAAGGTACAATGTGCAGTGAGACATCACAGGAGAACACATCCCTTGCCTTTCCTCCACCTGAAATGACAAGACACATCTCTAGGGGTAGAGGGAAGAGGAGACGCTCAGCCCCTCCACTAGTGCCTTCAGAGAATGAAGGTGCAGGACAGAGTGAGACGTCCCACAAGAACACAGCATTTGTTGGTTCTCCACCTGAAATGCCAAGGCATATCTCCAGGggtagagggaagaggagatgcCCAGCCCCTCCACTGCTGCCATCAGAGAATGAAGGTACAATGCACAGTGAGACGGCCCAGGAGAACACAGCATTTACCTTTTCTCCAACTGAAATACCAAGGCACATCtccagaggtagagggaggaggagacgCCCTGCCCCTCTACTGGTGCCATCAGATAATGAAAGTGCAGTGCTCAGTGAGCAATCCCAGGAAAACATGGCTTTTGTCTCGCCTGCTCCTGAAATGACAAGGCACATATCCAGGggtagagggaagaggagatgcCAAGCCCCTCCAATGATGCCATCAGAGAATGAAGGTGCAATGCACAGTGAGACGTACCCTGTACATTCAGCAGTTGCCCCTCCTCCACCTGGAAATCCAGGGCACATATCCAGaggtagagggaagaggagatgcCCAGCCCCTCCTCTGGTGCCATCAGAGAATAAAGGTACAATGCACAGTGAGACGGCCCAGGAGAACACAGCATTTGTCTTTTCTCCACCTGAAATACCAAGGCACATCtccagaggtagagggaggaggagacactCAGCCCCTCTACTGGTGCCATCAGATAATGAAAGTGCAGTGATCAGTGAGCAATCCCAGGAGGACATGGGTTTTGTCTTGCCACCACCTGAAATGCCAAAGCACATCTCCAGGGGTAGAGGGAAGAGAAGACGCCAAGCCCCTCCACTGGAGCCATCAGAGAATGAAAGAGCAGTGCTCAGTGAGCAATCCCAGGAGAACATGACTTCTGTCTTTCCTCCACCTGAAATGCCAAGTCACAACTCCAGGGGTAGAGGGAAGAGGAGACGCCAAGCCCCTCCACTGGTGCCATCAGAAAATGAAAGTGCCGTGCTAATTGAGCAATCCCAAGAGAATAAAGCATTTGTCTTTTCTCCACCTGAAATGCCAAGGCACATCTCCAGGGGTAGAGGAAAGAGGAGATGCCCAGCCCCTCTGCTGGTGCCATCAGAGAATGAAGGTGCAATGCACAGTGAGACATACCCTGTACATTCAGCAGTTGCCCCTCCTCCACCTGGAATTCCAGGGCACATATCCAGAGGTAGAGGGAAGAGAAGATGCCCAGCCCCTCCACTGGTGCCATCAGAGAATGAAGGTACGATGCGCAGTGAGACAGACCAGGAGAACACAGCATTTGCCTTTTCTCCACCTGAAATACCAAGGCACATCtccagaggtagagggaggaggagacgCCCTGCCCCTCCACTGGTGCCATCAGATAATGAAAGTGCAGTGCTCAGTGAGCAATCCCAGGAGAATATGACTTTTGTCTTACCTCCACCTGAAAGGCAAAGGCATATTTCCAGGGGTAGAGGGAAGAGGAGACGCCCGGCCCCTCCACTGATGCCATCAGCGAATGAAGGTGCAGTGCTCAGTGAGCAATCCCAGGAGAACACAGCATTTGTCTTTCCTCCACCTGAAATGCCAAGGCACATCtccagaggtagagggaggaggagacgCCCTGCCCCTCCACTGGTGCCATCAGATAATGAAAGTGCAGTGCTCAGTGAGCAATCCCAGGAGAACATGACTTTTGTCTTACCTCCACCTGAAAGGCAAAGGCATATTTCCAGGGGTAGAGGGAAGAGAAGATGCCCAGCCCCTCCACTGGTGCCATCAGAGAATGAAGGTACGATGCGCAGTGAGACAGACCAGGAGAACACAGCATTTGCCTTTTCTCCACCTGAAATACCAAGGCACATCtccagaggtagagggaggaggagacgCCCTGCCCCTCCACTGGTGCCATCAGATAATGAAAGTGCAGTGCTCAGTGAGCAATCCCAGGAGAATATGACTTTTGTCTTACCTCCACCTGAAAGGCAAAGGCATATTTCCAGGGGTAGAGGGAAGAGAAGATGCCCAGCCCCTCCACTGGTGCCATCAGAGAATGAAGGTACGATGCGCAGTGAGACAGACCAGGAGAACACAGCATTTGCCTTTTCTCCACCTGAAATACCAAGGCACATCtccagaggtagagggaggaggagacgCCCTGCCCCTCCACTGGTGCCATCAGATAATGAAAGTGCAGTGCTCAGTGAGCAATCCCAGGAGAATATGACTTTTGTCTTTCCTCCACCTGAAATGCCAAGGCACATCTCCAGAGGTAGAGGGAAGAGGACACACTCAGCCCCTCCACTGGTGCCATCAGTGAATGAAGGTGCAGTGCTCAGTGAGCAATCCCAGGAGAACACAGCATTTGTCTTTCCTCCACCTGAAATGCCAAGGCACATCTCCAGAGGTAGAGGGAAGAGGACATGCCCGGCACCTCCACTGGTGCCATCAGAGAAAGCAGGTGCAGTGCTCAGTGAGCAATCCCAGGAGAACACAGCTTTTGTCTTTCCTTCACCTGAAATGCCAAGGCACATCTCCAGGggtagagggaagaggagatgcTCAGCCCCTCCACTGGTGCCATCAGAGAATGAAGGTGTAGTTTCCAGTGAGATGTATCTTGTACAATCAATAGTTGCCCCTCCTCCCCCTGAAATGCCAAGGCACACctccagaggtagaggtaagaggacacACTCAGCCCCTCCACTGGTGCCATCAGCGAATGAAGGTGCAGTGTTCAGTAAGAAATCCCAGGAGAACACAGCATTTGTCTTTCCTCCACCTGAAATGCCAACGCACAtctccagaggcagagggaagaggacacGCCCGGCCCCTCCACTGGTGCCATCAGAGAATGAAG GTGTAGTTTCCAGTGAAACGTACCCTGTAATATCAATAGTTGCCACTCCTCCCCCTGAAATGCCAGGGCACACctccagaggtagaggtaagaggagacACTCAGCCCCTCCACTGGTGCCATCAGAGAATGAAGGTGCAGGGCTCAGTGAGCAATCCCAGGAGAACACAGCATTTGTCTTTCCTCCACCTGAAATGCCAACGCACAtctccagaggcagagggaagaggagacgCCCAGCGCAACCACTGGTGCCATCAGAAAATGAAGGTGCCGGGCTCAGTGAGCAATCCCAGGAGAACACAGCAATTGTCTTTCCTCCACCTGAAATGCCAATGTACATCTCcagaggtagaggaaagaggaGACGCTCATCCCCACCACTGGTGCCATCAGAGAATGAAGGTGCAGTGCTCAGTGAGCTATCCCAGGAGAACACAGCTTTTGTCTTTCCTCCACCTGAAATGCCAAGGCACATCTCCAGGGATAGAGGGAAGAAGAGATGCAGAACCCCTCCACTGTTGCCATCAGAGAATGAACATAAAATGGGCACTGAGACGGCCCAGGAGAACATAGCATTTGTTGTTCCTCCACCTGAAATGCCAAGGCACATCTCAGGGGgtagagggaagaggagacaCTCAGCCCCTCCACTGGTGCCATCAGAGAATGAAGGTGCAGTGCTCAGTGAGCAATCCCAGGAGAACATAGCTTTTGTCTTTCCTTCACCTGAAATGCCAAGGCACATCTCCAGGGGTAGAGGGAAGAAGAGACGCCCAACCCCTCCACTGGTGCCATCAGAGAATGAACATACAATGCGCAGTGAGATGGCCCAGGAGAACATAGCTTTTGTCGTTCCTCCACCTAAAATGCTAAGGCACATCTccagggggagagggaagaggagacacCAAGCCCCTCCAATGGTGCCATCAGAGAATGAAGGTGCAATACTCAATGAGCAATCCCAGGAGGACATGGATTTTGTCTTTCCTCCACCTGAAATGCCAAGGCATATCTCCAGGGGTAGAGGGAAGAGGAGACGCTCAGCCCCTCCACTGGTGCCATCAGAGAATGAAGGTGCAGTGCTCAGTGAGCAATCCCAGGAGGACATGGGTTTTGTCTTTCCTCCACCTGAAATGCCAAGGCATATCTCCAGGGGTAGAGGGAAGAGGAGACGCTCAGCCCCTCCACTGGTGCCATCAGCGAATGAAGGTGCAGTGTTCAGTAAGAAATCCCAGGAGAACACAGCATTTGTCTTTCCTCCACCTGAAATGCCAAGGCACATCTCCAGAGGTAGAGGGAAGAGGACATGCCCGGCACCTCCACTGGTGCCATCAGAGAAAGCAGGTGCAGTGCTCAGTGAACAATCCCAGGAGAACACAGCTTTTGTCTTTCCTTCACCTGAAATGCCAAGGCACATCTCCAGGggtagagggaagaggagatgcTCAGCCCCTCCACTGGTGCCATCAGAGATTGAAAGTTCAGTACTCAGTGAGCAATCCCAGGAGAACATGGGTTTTGTCCTTCTTCCACCTGAAATGCCAAGGCACATCCCAAGGGGTAGAGGGAAGAAGAGATGCTCACCCCCTCCACAGATGCCATCAGAGAATGAAGGTGCAGTGCTCAGTGAAATGTATCCTCTACACTCAACAATTGCCTCTCCTCCACCTGAAATGCCAGGGCACATCTCCAGaggtagagggaagaggagaCGCCCAGCCTCTCCACTGATGCCATCAGAGAATGAAGGTACAATGCGCAGTGAGACGTACCCTCCACACTCAGCAGTTGCCCCTCCTCCACCTGAAATGCCAGGGCACATCTCCAGaggtagagggaagaggagaCGCCAAGCCCCTCCATTGGTGCCATCAGAGAATGAAGGTACAATGCACAGTGAGATGTACCCTGTACATTCAACAGTTGCTCCTCCTCCACCTGAAATGCCAGGGCACATCTCCAGaggtagagggaagaggagaCGCCCTGTCCCTGCACTGATGCCATCGGAGAATGAAGGTGCAATGCGCAGTGAGACGTACCCTCTATACTCAGCAGTTGTCCCTCCTCCACCTGAAATGCCAGGGCACATCTCCAGaggtagagggaagaggagaCGCCCTGTCCCTGCACTGATGCCATCAGAGAATGAAGGTGCAATACACAGTGAGACGTACCCTGTACACTCAGCTGTTGCCCCTCCTCCACCTGAAATGCCAAGGCACATCTCTAGAGGTAGAGGGAAGAGAAGACACACTGCCCCTCCACTGGTGCCATCAGAGAATGAAGGTACAGTGCACAGTGAGACGTACCCTGTACACTCAGCAGTTGCCCCTCCTCCACCTGAAATGCCAAGGCACATCTcaaggggaagagggaagaggagacacCCCGCCCCTCCACTGGTGCCATCAGAGAATGAAGGTGCAGTGCTCAGTGAGCACTCCCAGGAGAACACAgcttttgtctttcctcttcctgAAATGCCAAGGCACATCTcaaggggcagagggaggaggaaatgcGCAGTGCCTCCACTGGTGCCATCAGAGAATGAAGGTCCAGTTTGCAGTGAGACATACCTTGTACAATCAGCAGTTGCCCCTCCCCCATCTGAAATTCCTGGGCACATCTTCAGaggtagagggaagaggagaCGCCCAGCCCTTCCACTGTTGCCATCAGAGAATGAAGGTTCAGTGTATAGTGGAACATTCCAGGAGAACATGGCTTTTGTCTTTCCTCCACCTGAAATGCCAACACACATCTCCAGGggtagagggaagaggagaggctcAGCCCCTCCACTGGTGCCATCAGAGCATGAAGGTGCAGTGCATAGTGAGACGTGCCAGGAGAACATGGCTCTTGTCTTTCCTCCACCTGAAATGACAATGCACATCTCCAGGggtagagggaagaggagataCTCAGCCCCTCCACTGGTGCCCTCAGAGAATGAAGGTGCAATGTGCAGTGAGACGTCCCAGGAGAACACAGCATTTGTCTTTCCTTCACCTGAAATGCCAAGGCCCATGTCcaggggtagagggaggaggagactCCCATCTCCTCCACTGGTACCATCAGAGAATGAAGGTACACTGCATCGTGAGATGTTCCAGGCACACACAGGCATTGCACCTCCTTCACCCAAAATGCAAGCAAATGATCCTTCAAGCATTTGTGTATCGGCAGGTGATTTTACATCTTCACCAGCTGCTGATAtaaaactgagaaagaaaaagtggggcGTCTCAAATACCAGTTCCTTGAGTGTGCCTGTCTCCAGGGATGAGATCAGGGATGAGTATGAAGATCATGCTCCATCTGAGCAGCAGAGTCTCATGGTCCCCTTTCCAAAAGTTCTCATAAAACAATCACAGTGCTCCAGCCTAGAACTCCAAGCTAGTGGAGACCATGGGAATGCTACCAGCTCAAGCAACATGGAAGAGCCGGGCCCTAGTACTTCAAAAGCAGCCTTGGTAGGGGAATCATCATCTTATATACCCCCAGTCCTGGGTATGAAGCAGTCACTGCATATTTCAAAGATAAATAGGAAGCGCCAAAATATATCTGAGAAGGGAAGTCGAGGAAAACATAAATCTCAAGTGTGCTCAAAGGGAACTAACACCAAGGAACCTCGGAGAAGCGTCAGAAACCGACAGGCGAACAAAGTCCCAGCCATGGCTTCTTCCAAGCAGCCATGTCCTATTGAAAGTGGGACACTTGTCTGGTTTAAATTTCAAGATCATCCATTTTGGCCAGCGGTGGTCAAGTATGTCCACAAAACCAATAAGACAGCCAGAGTGTTGTTAATCGACCGTAACCTGAAGTTTGTCCACAGGGGCATCCTTGTCCCTCTTCGTAGATTAAAACACCTGGAATGTAAGGAGAAGGAAACACTCCTCCGGAGAGCCAGTAAAGCCTACCAGCAAGGTATCAGCTGGTGTTTCTCACTGATTGACCACTACAGAGAGATCAGAGCTCACAAGTCTTACAAGGGGTCCTTCATGGACTATTACACTTCCAGGGTAAGTCTTCGCATGCGCAAAGCTGTCCAAGAAGGCGAACTGCAAATTGATTTTCCAATGGTATGCTATGAGGACCTAGAAgactgggaggaggaggagacctcTCTAGGCAGGAAGGGGCCCTACAAGAAACTCCTGCCTGACCGTATGAGGGCTGCTCGGGACCGAGCCAACCAGAAGCTTGTAGACTTCATAGTGAAGAGTAAAGGTGCTGACCAACACCTGCTGGACATCATGCAGGGCAAGAAAGATTCCAAATGGCTGACATCCCTTTTAAGTTTAAAGAAGAGTAGTTTATGTACGGAGACTTACCTGGAGGAAGAGGATCAATTATATACAGTGGGCAAACATTTACAAGAAATCTTCAAGAAAACAGACGGGAAACTGCTCGCTCAGGCAGGAGGAGACAAAGTGAAATTTACCATGCAAGTTCTTCTCCCAGAAGCCATCATTTATTCCATTGCTATCCTGGATGAGCTCGATTATGAGGCAGCAGAAGAGAAGTTTCTACGTGGCCCACCTGTGCATCACCGTGAAAAAGATCTATTTGACAAGAAAATCTTAAAGGATGCTAAGAAGAAGAGATCAGAAGTCAAGAGTCATTCTTAA